In Oreochromis niloticus isolate F11D_XX unplaced genomic scaffold, O_niloticus_UMD_NMBU tig00008310_pilon, whole genome shotgun sequence, one genomic interval encodes:
- the LOC109200955 gene encoding trichohyalin-like, with protein MVKKNQELQEKLDEALEKLEEIHQEEKQQSTQQRDLQSKLQAMEEKYKALQVKRDKTLHKSQQLLQDKKQMEMKQKEMDSKLDEMEEKHRLLQIKLEKTVHKNKEFIQEREQQEMLEKETDSKLEVLEEKLKMLQITHEETLLKNKEMLHEKDQQKIQKEEMDCKLRNIEKQNEGLQVMLDEALERNKEFLHKKDQQKIQKEEMDCKLRYIKKQNEGLQVMLDEALERNKEFLHKIDQQKIQKEEMDCKLRNIEKQNEGLQVMLEEALERNKEILQDKKQEPVEQRDLQSKLQAMEEKYKALQVKHDKTLRKSQQLLQDKKQMEMKQKEMDSKLDEMEEKHRLLQVRLDKKVHRNKEFVQEREQQGMLEKETDRKFEVLEEKCKMLQITLEETLLKNKELLHEKDQQKIQKEEMDCKLRNIEKQNEGLQVILDEALEKNKEILQDKKQEPVEQRDLQSKLQAMEEKYKALQVKHDKLCTKVNSCFKTRSKWK; from the coding sequence atggTCAAGAAGAATCAGGAGCTCCAAGAGAAGCTTGACGAAGCTCTGGAAAAACTGGAAGAAATCCACCAAGAAGAGAAGCAACAGTCCACACAGCAGAGAGACCTGCAGAGCAAACTCCAAGccatggaggaaaaatacaaaGCGCTGCAGGTGAAACGTGATAAAACTCTGCACAAAAgtcaacagttgcttcaagacaagaagcaaatggaaatgaaacagaaagaaatggacTCCAAGCTTgacgagatggaggaaaaacacagattGCTCCAAATCAAGCTTGAGAAAacagtgcacaaaaacaaagagttcATTCAAGAGAGAGAGCAACAAGAAATGCTCGAGAAAGAAACAGACTCCAAGCTTGAAGTCTTggaggaaaaactgaaaatgctgcaaATAACTCATGaggaaacactgctcaaaaataaAGAGATGCTTCATGAGAAAgaccaacagaaaatacaaaaggaaGAAATGGATTGCAAGCTGAGGAACAtcgagaaacaaaatgaaggctTGCAAGTAatgcttgatgaagctctggagagaaataaagagtttCTTCACAAGAAAgaccaacagaaaatacaaaaggaaGAAATGGACTGCAAGCTGAGGTACATCAAGAAACAGAATGAAGGCTTGCAAGTAatgcttgatgaagctctggagagaaataaagagtttCTTCACAAGATAgaccaacagaaaatacaaaaggaaGAAATGGATTGCAAGCTGAGGAACATCGAGAAGCAAAATGAAGGCTTGCAAGTAATGCTTGAAGAAGCTCTGGAGAGAAATAAGGAGATCCTCCAAGACAAGAAACAAGAGCCCGTAGAGCAGAGAGACCTGCAGAGCAAACTCCAAGccatggaggaaaaatacaaaGCTCTGCAGGTGAAGCATGACAAAACTCTGCGCAAAAgtcaacagttgcttcaagacaagaagcaaatggaaatgaaacagaaagaaatggacTCCAAGCTTgacgagatggaggaaaaacacagattGCTTCAAGTCAGGCTCGATAAAAAAGTGCACAGAAATAAAGAGTTCGTTCAAGAGAGAGAGCAACAAGGAATGCTCGAGAAAGAAACGGACCGCAAGTTTGAAGTCTTGgaggaaaaatgcaaaatgctccAAATAACTCTTGaggaaacactgctcaaaaataaAGAGTTGCTTCACGAGAAAgaccaacagaaaatacaaaaggaaGAAATGGATTGCAAGCTGAGGAACAtcgagaaacaaaatgaaggctTGCAAGTAATACTCGATGAAGCTCTagagaaaaataaagagatCCTCCAAGACAAGAAACAAGAGCCCGTAGAGCAGAGAGACCTGCAGAGCAAACTCCAAGccatggaggaaaaatacaaaGCTCTGCAGGTGAAGCATGACAAACTCTGCACAAAAgtcaacagttgcttcaagacaAGAAGCAAATGGAAATGA